The Stigmatella erecta DNA window AAGGCCGAGCTGGACGAGCTGCGCCGCCTTCCCCCCCAGGAGGCCTACGTCGCATGAGCGACACGGAGACCTTCCTGGGCCTCGCCTTCTCCAGGGCACCTGCCGCCGAAGCCAACAGCGCCATCGACCGGATCCGGCAAGCGCAGGACGGGGAGTTCGCCGAGGCCACCAGCTACGAGTTCATGCTCCCGGATGGGAACGTCCGCCCCTTCCTGCTGGAGCGGCTCCTGCCGCGGCTGGTGGACTACCTGGAGTCCAAGGGCGCGAAGCTGCCCGGGTGTGGACGGGTGTTTCTCTCCGTGTTCTCCGGAGACACGCTGTACTTCATCCACGCCCGGGACGCGGTGCGGCAGCTCTCCGAGTGGAGTGGCCTCTCCCTCGAGGAGCTGCGGCGCCGCTCCCGTTCCTGAGGAACCGCGTCCGTGCCCCCTGCCCTGCTCCCCTCGCTCCTCCTCGGCCTGTCGCTGGCCAAGGCCCCCGCCCCTGCTCCCGCCCCACCCGCCGAGGCCGCCGAGGCCGAGCGTCTGGTGGCCACCTTTCTCGGGGACACGCCCCTGCTGCGGGACTTGCAGTCCCTGACCGATGAGATTGGCGGCCGGGCCACGGGCTCTCCCGCCAACCTGCGCTCGGTGGACTGGGCCCTGGCGCGCTTCCAGGAAGCCGGCATCCCCGCGCGCAAGGAGTCCTTCACGATGCCCGCCCTGTGGCTGGAGCGCTCGGCGCGCGCCACCGTGAAGGGCCCGGGCCTGCTCTTCTCGCCCCGCGTGGCCGCCATGCCCTTCTCCACCGGGACGCCCCCGGCGGGGGTGAGCGCTCCCCTGCGGGACGCGGGCCAGGGCACCGAGAAGGACTTCCAGGCGCTCGGGCCCAAGGCCCAGGGGGCGTTCCTGCTCGTGGAGACGCGGCTGCTGACGAACATCGAGGACCTCTTCCGCGAGTACGCGGAGGCCGCGGACATCGAGAAGCGGGCCTTCGCGGCGGGCGCCCGGGGCGTGGTCTACATGGGCTCACGGCCCGGCAACCAGCTCTACCGGCACAACGTGTCCGTGGGCGAGCGCAACACCCGGCCCATGCTCGTCATGGAGCGGGATGGGGCGCTGCGCGCGCTGCGGCTGCTGCGCGGCGGCGCGGCGCTGACGCTGACCGCCGTGCTCGACCTCCAGTCCGGCCCTGCCTACGAGAGCCAGAACGTCATCGGCGAGCTTCGCGGCACCACGCGGCCCGAGGAAGTCGTGGTCCTGGGCGCGCACCTGGACTCGTGGGACCTGGGCACGGGGGCGCTGGACAACGGGGCCAACGTGGCCCTGCTCATCGATGTGGCGCGGCAGCTGCACCGGCTCGGGCTCAAGCCCGCGCGCACCCTCCGCTTCGCCCTGTGGAACGGCGAGGAGCAGGGCATGTATGGCTCGTGGGGCTACACGAAGACGCACGCCGCGGAGCTGGACCGGCACACCGTGGCGGCCTCGATCGACATCGGCTGCGGGCGCATCACCGGCTTCTTCACCGGGGGCCGCCCCGGGCTGCCCGCCCTGGTGGACCAGGCCCTGGCGCCCGTGAAGGGCCTGGGCCCGTTCACCCAGGTGGACGAGCCCATTGTCGGCACGGACAACTTCGACTTCATGCTGCAGGGCGTGCCCAACCTCGTGGCCAACCAGGAGCCCGCGCTCTACGGGCCCAACTACCATGCCCGCTCGGATGAGCTGGACAAGTGCGATCCGCTCCAGCTCCGGCTCAACGCGGCCACCATCGCG harbors:
- a CDS encoding STAUR_1299 family protein; the encoded protein is MSDTETFLGLAFSRAPAAEANSAIDRIRQAQDGEFAEATSYEFMLPDGNVRPFLLERLLPRLVDYLESKGAKLPGCGRVFLSVFSGDTLYFIHARDAVRQLSEWSGLSLEELRRRSRS
- a CDS encoding M20/M25/M40 family metallo-hydrolase; the protein is MPPALLPSLLLGLSLAKAPAPAPAPPAEAAEAERLVATFLGDTPLLRDLQSLTDEIGGRATGSPANLRSVDWALARFQEAGIPARKESFTMPALWLERSARATVKGPGLLFSPRVAAMPFSTGTPPAGVSAPLRDAGQGTEKDFQALGPKAQGAFLLVETRLLTNIEDLFREYAEAADIEKRAFAAGARGVVYMGSRPGNQLYRHNVSVGERNTRPMLVMERDGALRALRLLRGGAALTLTAVLDLQSGPAYESQNVIGELRGTTRPEEVVVLGAHLDSWDLGTGALDNGANVALLIDVARQLHRLGLKPARTLRFALWNGEEQGMYGSWGYTKTHAAELDRHTVAASIDIGCGRITGFFTGGRPGLPALVDQALAPVKGLGPFTQVDEPIVGTDNFDFMLQGVPNLVANQEPALYGPNYHARSDELDKCDPLQLRLNAATIAALAWGFAQMDTALPRQSRAELEALFGSTDLRKQMRDDVYEDWVQGRRGRRP